GCCGGACGCTCGGGCGAGGCGGCGGATCGGAGGAGGGGTGGGATGCACGAGTTCCTCGTCTGTCGAAGGATCCGACCGGCGGTGGGCACGGCCGGAACGGGCGTCCGTGCCCGTTCCGTGGTTCAGCGCCGGCTGCCGGTGGTCCGTCACAGTGGACGGTCTCCTGGCGGTCGCTTCACCGGGTCGACGGGGGCGCGCATCCGGACCGGGGCAGGTCAGCGGATCACCGCCCGCATCGTCCGGTCCGCCGGCTGGAAGCAGACCAGCCCGACGCCCTGCCCGTTCGTCACCACCCACGGATGTCCGAGGTAGGTCTGCTGCCGGTAGGACTGGCCGGGCTGGAGCACGGCGTACTGCTGTCGCCGGCCGTCGTAGTCGAGCCAGTCGACGATCACCGCCTCGGCGCGGGCGTTGACGAAGTCGATGAACGTCTCCGGGCCACCCCCGGTGGACCGCAGGTTCGGCTCCTGCGCGGGCGGCAGGGGCGTCAACTCGTCCGGCCGGGGTGTCGGGGGCGTCGGTGAACTGGGCGACGGCTTCGGGCTCGGCTTCCGGCTGGGTGGTGGGGTCGGCCGGTGCGACGGGCGCGGCGGCATCGACGCGCGGGTGGAGAGGGAGACCGGTGCCGGTGAGTAGCTGACGGTCGGTGGCAGGTCCGGATCGGCCGACTGCGTCGGGTCCGCCTTGATCGCCTCCCCGGCGAGGGGTGGCGGCAACTCGGGCCGCGGGGGCGTGTGGAAGATCGTGAGCGCGCCGGCCACCACCAGGACGACCAGGCCGACGGCCAACGAGGCCAGCGTCGCCGGGGACAGGTCCCGCAGCCACGCCTCACTCCAGGGCCGTCCGTCCGGTGCCGTCGTCGGTCCGACCCGGGAGGGTACGCGGCCCGTCCGCTGCTGCCCGTCGCGGACCGCCGCCACCGTGTGCAGCGCCGGTGGCGGTGTCGGGCGGTGCTGGGGACCGCTCGGCCGGCCGGCCGCTCGTCGGCGTGGCCGGGCTCCGTGCCCATCGTCCGGTGAATCCGCCATGGCCCCGATTCCGAGTGCACGGTGCCGCCCGATCGGCGACACGGGGGATCGATTATGTGCGGCCCGTGCTCCCTGCCGTCAATGGTTCCGTCCGGCCAAATCGGCGCGGTTGTTGACCGTCGGTTTTCCTGCTCCGGACGTCGATCGTCGGCAGGTCGCCGACCGTCCGGACGACATTTTCCGGAAGCCGTGACGATGTCGGCCCGCAGATCGCTATTGGCGTTCCGGCCGCCGACTTCCCCGCCGTCCATAGCAGATCCGGCCACCCGGCGGTGGTTTTCCACAGGGGCCACGGTTGTCCACAGCCGACGGCATCGGGACGGCACACCCGGGTGATCGCCGGGCACGCTCGCCGACAGCATCCGAGCCCGACTGCTGGAGGCCGCCATGCCGCCCCGTACCCCGCCGCCCGCGCACCGCCGCCTTCCCCTCCTCGTCACCGCCGACGGCGACCTCCTCGACGAACTGCTCCGGCTCGCCGCCGCGGGCGGCACCGAGGTCGAACTCGCCGCCGACCCCGCTGCGGCGCGGGCCCGCTGGCTGCCCGCGCCCCTCGTGCTCGTCGGCGGCGACCAGGCACCGGCCTGTCTCCGCGCCCGGCTGCCCCGACGGTCCCGGACGGTGCTGGTGGGGCGGACCGGGCAACTCGATCCGGCCACCGACATCGCGGAGCTGATCGGCGCGGAACACGTCGCCACCCTGCCCGCCGCCGAACCGTGGCTGGTCGACCGCTTCGCCGAGTGCGCCCCCGACCGGCCGGGCGACGGCACCGCCCGGATCGTGGCCGTCCTCGGCGGGCGGGGCGGTGCGGGTGCCAGCGTGCTCGCCGGTGGCCTGGCCGTCACCGCCGCCCGGGCCCGGCTGCGCACCCTGCTGGTCGACGCCGACCCGCTCGGCGGCGGGCTGGACCTGGTGCTCGGGTGGGAGCAGCTCGAAGGGCTGCGCTGGCCGGCGCTCACCGCGACCGACGGCCGGATGGACCCGCCCTCCCTGGTGCGCGCCCTGCCCAGCCGCGGTGACCTGGTGGTGCTCTCCTGGGACCGTGGCGACCTGCGGCACCTGCCCGCCGAGGCGATGGTCGCCACCGTCGACGCCGCCCGGCGCGGGCGGGACGTGGTGGTCGTCGACCTGCCCCGGCAACTGGACGACGCGGCGGTCGTCGCGCTCCAGGCGGCCGACCGGGTCCTCGTGGTCGTACCGGCCGAGCTGCGGGCCACCGCCGCCGCGGCCCGGGTGGTCGCCGCCGTCGCCCCGCACTGCGCCGACCTCGGGGTGATCGTGCGCGGCCCGGCACCGGGCCGGCTCAAGGCCACCGAGGTGGCCCGGGCGCTCGGGTTGCCGCTGGCCGGCACGCTGCGCCCGGAGCCGGGACTCTGCCGAGGGCTGGAACGCGGGGAAGCACCCGCCGCCGCCGGGCGCGGTCCGCTCGCCGCACTGTGCCAGCGGCTCGTCGACGAACTGACCGGCCGGCCCGCGACGGGGGCGGCGTGACCGGGCCCACCGACCCGGGGGAGTTGGCGGCCCGGGTACGACAGCGGTTCGCCACCGCCGCCACCCCGGTCACCCCGGCCGCCATCGTCTCCGCCGTACGGGCCGAGCCGGACGCCGCCGTGCTCGGCGACACCGCGCTGCTGCGGATCGCCGACCGGGTCCGCGACGACCTGGTCGGTGCCGGTCCGCTCGCCCCGCTGCTGGCCGACCCGGAGGTGACCGACGTGCTGGTGAACGGCACCCGGGTC
The Micromonospora sp. R77 DNA segment above includes these coding regions:
- the ssd gene encoding septum site-determining protein Ssd — protein: MPPRTPPPAHRRLPLLVTADGDLLDELLRLAAAGGTEVELAADPAAARARWLPAPLVLVGGDQAPACLRARLPRRSRTVLVGRTGQLDPATDIAELIGAEHVATLPAAEPWLVDRFAECAPDRPGDGTARIVAVLGGRGGAGASVLAGGLAVTAARARLRTLLVDADPLGGGLDLVLGWEQLEGLRWPALTATDGRMDPPSLVRALPSRGDLVVLSWDRGDLRHLPAEAMVATVDAARRGRDVVVVDLPRQLDDAAVVALQAADRVLVVVPAELRATAAAARVVAAVAPHCADLGVIVRGPAPGRLKATEVARALGLPLAGTLRPEPGLCRGLERGEAPAAAGRGPLAALCQRLVDELTGRPATGAA